The Caldicellulosiruptor obsidiansis OB47 genome segment ATATTTGCAGAAGGAACAGAGCCAACAGAGTACTGCGACAGGCATGTAAAACTTAAAATCTGCACTAAGTCCAAAAAACTTGCAACAGAGTACTGTCCAAGCGTTATAGAAAAGATATTTATAAAAAGAGACAACCCAATCTGGCCTGGTTCATCTTTGATTCCACCTGATGATTATATGTACCAGGCACCTGCTGATTACTGTGACATCCACACAGCACCAGAACAAACATCTATTCCTCAAGAGCAGCAAAATACCTCTGAGCAGAATCAGAATTACTCAGGGGAAAATCAGTCTCAGCCTGCTGAACAAGGCAATTTTCAAAATAACCAAGAAAATGGTACTTTTGATAATAACACAACTCAATCTCAAACTTATTCTTCACACTAAAGTTTGAAAAGAAATTAAGTAAATTGTGCAGTAAATAATAAGGAAAGGAAAAAAAGAATGAAGATTACCTCTATTCAGCAAAAAGACCTGCTTACATTGAGCCTGATGCTGGGCAGGGGGAAAATGGGAAATTGTTGAAGATGACGAAAAAGGAATATTAAAAAAAGCAATATATGGATAAAAGAGGCTGTCTGAAAAGATGAGGTGCCAGCCTCTTTTTTATGTAGATTTCTATTTTTCCAAAAAACCTTGAAGAAACCTCGTCATTTTATAGGACGGGGATGAGTTAAAGCCTTTTAATCCCTTGCCCGTGAACAAGTATAATCTTTTCTGGATTTAAAACTTTTAGTGTATGCAATATTTCGAAGTAGTTTGAATGCGCAGAAAGAGGAACATCAAAATAATGAACCTCATAATTTCTTATTACCTTAATTATCTCATGAATATATTGTTTTTCCTCAATATACCCACTCTTTATAAATCAAAAAGTACTACCGTTTAAACATTGAATATATTTCAGAGCCATACTATTTGGTTGTAACATGCCCGAACTTGCAATTACAACATCAGCATTTACAAGATTGTTTTTAACATCATTCGAATTCCCAAGACTGACGTTGTAGAAAAAAATTTCTTTCTTCAAAGTAGTTTTAATAGTAAATACTTACTTTTTACCTTTTATTGGCAATTATTCTGGGTTTTGTTCGACAAAATGTATTTATTATTGCCAAAACTTCTTGAGTTCTGCCAATAGAAAATGCAGGAATAAAAATTTTAAACTCCAATTTTACTAGAAAATCTACAGCATATGCCAAACATCTGGCAGCATCTTCATAGCTGATTGCAAAATTTTCATTCCATATATGTGTTTGCAAACAAGATATTCAATTTTCCCTCTTTCTAAAATTTCTTTCACTAATATACCTCTTGACAAACAAGTGCAAGTTTATACTAAAATTTAAGCTTTATCTATCATATTTATGCTTTTTGACCAAAAGTCATATCTGTCGACCTCCAATAGCAAAATTTTAAGTCTCATATTGTATTCGGTTTCAAGCCTGCAGTACGTAGATTAGACCAAACTTCTGGCATCTGCTGGATAGACGGAAGGGTTTTATGGGCTTTTATCCCTTGGTTTTTCTGGGTTGATTTGAGTTTTTCACAGATGTTTTAATATAAAAACATTGACAGGGGTGTATAATCTTGATATAATAAAATCAAGTTCTTGAACGTGTTTGTAGCCTTCCATTTGGGGATTGAAACGATTCAAATAAAAATTTGATTTTTTAAAAAAAATCTGGTTTGTAGCCTTCCATTTGGGGATTGAAACGGTTTATCTTCAATAACCTTTTCTTGTTTTTGCTTTGTTAAGTTTGTAGCCTTCCATTTGGGGATTGAAACAAAGTTATTAAATGCTTTCCCATTAGCCCCCCACCTGTT includes the following:
- a CDS encoding MBL fold metallo-hydrolase RNA specificity domain-containing protein; this encodes MKSGYIEEKQYIHEIIKVIRNYEVHYFDVPLSAHSNYFEILHTLKVLNPEKIILVHGQGIKRL